GCGCCATCTGCGACGCCGTGCTCGGCTCGCTCAAGGAGCGGGGCCAGCGTCCCCTCGGCACCGAAGGCGAGACCAGCGGCCAGTGGGGGCTGCTCGACTTCGGCGACGTCATCGTCCACGTGTTCCACCACCCGACGCGCGAGTTCTACGACCTCGAGAGCCTGTGGTCCGACGCGCCGCGGGTGCCGATCGACATCCCCGACGACGCGCGCATCCGCGCCGACGAGCCAATCTACTAGCGTGCTGGCCGAGGCGTCGTGCGCGTGACGGTGCTCGCCGTCGGACGGCTCAAGGAGCGCTACTTCCGCGACGCGGAGGC
The sequence above is drawn from the Deltaproteobacteria bacterium genome and encodes:
- the rsfS gene encoding ribosome silencing factor, with product MSLRREDGVAPAVRGGATGRELADLALAAALDKKALEPVLLDVGELCSYADYILIVSARSDRQVGAICDAVLGSLKERGQRPLGTEGETSGQWGLLDFGDVIVHVFHHPTREFYDLESLWSDAPRVPIDIPDDARIRADEPIY